From the Diceros bicornis minor isolate mBicDic1 chromosome 19, mDicBic1.mat.cur, whole genome shotgun sequence genome, one window contains:
- the CHRNA4 gene encoding neuronal acetylcholine receptor subunit alpha-4, producing the protein MELGGSGASTPLLLPPPLLLLLGVSLLPVSSHVETRAHAEERLLKKLFSGYNKWSRPVANISDVVLVHFGLSIAQLIDVDEKNQMMTTNVWVKQEWHDYKLRWDPADYENVTSIRIPSELIWRPDIVLYNNADGDFAVTHLTKAHLFHDGRVQWTPPAIYKSSCSIDVTFFPFDQQNCTMKFGSWTYDKAKIDLVSMHGRVDQLDFWESGEWVIVDAVGTYNTRKYECCAEVYPDITYSFVIRRLPLFYTINLIIPCLLISCLTVLVFYLPSECGEKITLCISVLLSLTVFLLLITEIIPSTSLVIPLIGEYLLFTMIFVTLSIIITVFVLNVHHRSPRTHTMPAWVRRVFLDVVPRLLFMKRPSVVKDNCRRLIESMHKMASAPRFWPEPEREPNFVNEVWSQGPSPTPSFCGPLDQTVKPQPACKSPSEQVPALQPSEAEKASPCSSLGPCRPPTSTRAPGLAKARSLSVQHMSSPGEAGGSVRCRSRSIQYSVPRDNTASQAEGPAASSPTLLKATSAELPVPDQASPCKCKCKKEPPAESPNAMLKARGTRAPPRHLPLSPALMRAVEGVQYIADHLKAEDTDFSVKEDWKYVAMVIDRIFLWVFIIVCLLGTAGLFLPPWLAGMI; encoded by the exons ATGGAGCTCGGCGGCTCGGGGGCGTCAACgccgctgctgctgccgccgccgctgctgctgcttctgggggTCAGCCTCCTGCCTG TGAGCAGCCATGTGGAGACCCGGGCCCACGCGGAGGAACGGCTGCTGAAGAAACTCTTCTCTGGCTACAACAAGTGGTCCCGGCCCGTGGCCAACATCTCAGATGTGGTCCTTGTCCACTTCGGCCTGTCCATCGCCCAGCTCATTGACGTG GACGAGAAGAACCAGATGATGACGACAAATGTGTGGGTGAAGCAA GAGTGGCATGACTATAAGCTGCGCTGGGACCCCGCGGACTATGAGAATGTGACCTCCATCCGCATCCCCTCTGAGCTCATCTGGCGGCCGGACATCGTCCTCTACAACAA CGCGGACGGGGACTTTGCAGTCACCCACCTGACCAAGGCCCACCTCTTCCACGACGGGCGAGTGCAGTGGACGCCCCCCGCCATCTACAAGAGCTCCTGCAGCATCGACGTCACCTTCTTCCCCTTCGACCAGCAGAACTGCACCATGAAGTTTGGTTCCTGGACCTACGACAAGGCCAAGATCGATCTGGTGAGCATGCATGGCCGCGTGGACCAGTTGGACTTCTGGGAGAGCGGCGAGTGGGTCATTGTGGACGCCGTGGGCACCTACAACACCAGGAAGTACGAGTGCTGCGCCGAGGTCTACCCGGACATCACCTACTCCTTCGTCATCCGGCGCCTGCCCCTCTTCTACACCATCAACCTCATCATCCCCTGCCTGCTCATCTCCTGCCTCACCGTGCTCGTCTTCTACCTGCCCTCCGAGTGCGGCGAGAAGATCACGCTCTGCATCTCCGTGCTGCTCTCGCTCACCGTCTTCCTGCTGCTCATCACCGAGATCATCCCGTCCACCTCACTGGTCATCCCGCTCATCGGGGAGTACCTGCTCTTCACCATGATCTTCGTCACGCTCTCCATCATCATCACCGTCTTCGTGCTCAACGTCCACCACCGCTCCCCGCGCACGCACACCATGCCTGCCTGGGTCCGCCGGGTCTTCCTGGACGTCGTGCCGCGCCTGCTCTTCATGAAGCGGCCGTCCGTAGTCAAGGACAACTGCAGGCGGCTCATTGAGTCCATGCACAAGATGGCCAGTGCCCCGCGCTTCTGGCCCGAGCCCGAGCGGGAGCCCAACTTTGTGAACGAAGTCTGGAGCCAGGGTCCCTCGCCCACTCCGTCCTTCTGCGGCCCCCTGGACCAGACGGTCAAGCCACAGCCTGCCTGCAAGTCGCCCTCAGAGCAGGTCCCTGCTCTGCAGCCCTCAGAGGCCGAGAAAGCCAGCCCTTGCTCCTCGCTGGGCCCCTGCCGCCCACCCACCAGCACCCGGGCCCCAGGGCTTGCCAAAGCCAGGTCCCTGAGTGTCCAGCACATGTCCAGCCCCGGGGAAGCGGGAGGCAGTGTCCGGTGCCGGTCGCGGAGCATCCAGTACAGCGTTCCCCGGGACAACACTGCCTCCCAGGCCGAGGGCCCGGCGGCCAGCTCCCCTACCCTTCTGAAGGCCACCTCTGCCGAGCTCCCCGTCCCAGACCAGGCCTCTCCGTGCAAATGCAAGTGCAAGAAGGAGCCACCCGCGGAGTCCCCAAACGCCATGCTCAAAGCCCGCGGCACCAGAGCGCCACCCCGGCACCTGCCACTGTCGCCAGCCCTGATGCGGGCGGTCGAGGGCGTCCAGTACATCGCAGACCACCTGAAGGCGGAAGACACAGACTTCTCG